Genomic DNA from Longimicrobium sp.:
ACGGCCGCCGCATCGTCCCCGCCCTTCGCGCGTCCCAGCATCGCTCTCCCTCTCCGTTGGATGGATGTGGACAGCAACGGGCGCACCGAGCATGCCACCCGGCCCGGCTAATGCACATGCACCAAACCTTGGACAGGGAACGCTGCAACAACGGGAACGGATGTACATCGGGATTGCCGCGGGCACGTCGCGGATGGCGCTGGCCTCGATCTTCGTGGTGGCCGGCGTGCTTCATTTCGCCATCACGGACATGTACGTCCGCGTGATGCCGCCGTACCTGCCCTGGCCGCGCGAACTGGTGATGGCGAGCGGCGCGTGCCAGCTGGCGGGCGGCGTGGGGCTGTGCGTGCCCCGGCTTCGGCGCGCCGCGGGGTGGGGACTGGTGCTGCTGCTGGTGGCAGTGTGGCCCGCGAACCTGCAGATGTACACCGACGCCCAGGCCTCGGGCGACGACCTGCTGCGGGTGACGCTGCTCCTGGTGCGCCTTCCTTTGCAGCTGGTGCTCATCTGGTGGGTGTGGAAGGCGGCGGGGCTGGGGCGGCGCTGAAATCCTTGCGTCCACACGGAATTTACCGCATTTTGTTTACCGAATTTCCCGCCATACACCAGTCAAATCCCTTCCCATGAAGCCCTGCCGTGACTGCGGCCAGCCGGCCGCCGCCAGCGCCAGATCGTGCCCGCATTGCGGGATCCTGAACCCCGTGGTGCAGTGGGTGGCGCTTCCCAACGGCGAGCACCTGACGCATCGCGAGCCCGCGAAAACCTCCGCGGACCCGTTCGCCTACTTCGCGGCGCCAACGACCGCCAACGCGGCTGCGCTGGCCGGGCCCGCGCCCGCCTCCCTGGCCCGGGACTTCGCCGACCAGGAAGCGGTCGACGCCATCGACCTGGCGGCGAAGCGGTTCTTCTGGGTGGCGGGCTTCAGCCTGGTGGTCGGCTACCTGTTCCGGAGCGACGTGGGCGAGTACTGGTACGCGGACGGGCTCGTCGTGGGCGCGCTGGCGTTCGCGCTGAAGGAAATGCACAGCCGCGTGGCCGCGGGGCTGCTGCTGGCGTTCTCGGCCGTCATGGTCCTCATGCAGGCGCTGGCACTGTTCGGGGGCTCCTTCTTCATCGGGCGCGTGGTGCTGTGGGTGGTCTTCACGGGCATGTCGTACCGCGCGCTGATGGCCACGATCAGCTTGCACAAGCAGCAGCAGGCCACCCCCGCGCTGGCCGGCTGACCGCAGTCCTACCCGGGGCGGCGCAGCGAAAGCCGCAGCTTCTGCTCGGTAACGGTCACGATGAGCGTGTCGCCGGCCTGCACCGGCGCCAGCTGGGCCCCGTCCAGGAACTCGCACATGGGCTCGTCGCCCACCTGCACGTCGGAGCGAAAGCCGGCCGCGTACGCCACGCTGCCGGCTTCGCGCTTCTTGGCGTTGCTGCGCAGGTACACGCCGCGGTCGTTCATCAGCCACAGCCCGGGAGGCGCGCCGGTGCCCGGGTGGTTCACCTCGCCGTCCCACTGGCCGGGGTCGGCGGCCAGGTCTATGCCGGCCGCGATCAGCCGCTGCGCCTCGGTCATCAGGCGCTCGCGGGCCCCGTGCGATTCGTCGAGCAGCGCCCGCACCTCGCCCCCATCGAACTCGAACCGGTTCTCCATCGCTCCCTCGATCTCCGACGACACTGGCAGCGGTCGCATCAACCCTGCCGCCCCTGACGGGCCTTGACGCACAGGATTCGGCCCGTTCTTTCACCAAAACAGTGCAACCTCGCGACCAAGACCCACGTAAGGCAAGCGCCCGCGCCGCATGAGCATACGCAAATCCGGCCGCACGGCTGCAATCGGGTGGAATTCGCGAATCACACGCCTTGCCAGGCAAGCCCTGTACAACGAGATTCCAACCTGTGCAGAACTCCTGCCCATGCGGGAGGTCGCCTTCGGGAGGATGGCCCGGGCCCTGCAAGCGCCGCCCGGCTCGTCGCGGGCAGGCATCCGGTTCTTGATCGAGGGACGTCGATGACATATCGCATCAAGCGAGTCGCCCACCTGACGGGCATCAACCCGGCCACGCTGCGGGCCTGGGAGCGCCGGTACGGGCTGGTGGCGCCGGACCGCACCGGTTCCGGCTACCGCTTGTACACGGACGAAGACGTGGCCATGCTGTCGCGGATCAAGGCCCTGGTAGACGAGGGGCTGACGATTGGCGAGGCCATCACGCGCGTGCGCCGCGGCTCCGAGCCGCTTCCGGCGGATGGCGCGGGGCCGTCCGTGCGCGAGGCGCGCGCCCGCATGCTCGGGGCGCTGCTGGCCTTCGACCGCCGCGGCGCGCTCGAG
This window encodes:
- a CDS encoding DoxX family protein; the protein is MYIGIAAGTSRMALASIFVVAGVLHFAITDMYVRVMPPYLPWPRELVMASGACQLAGGVGLCVPRLRRAAGWGLVLLLVAVWPANLQMYTDAQASGDDLLRVTLLLVRLPLQLVLIWWVWKAAGLGRR
- a CDS encoding zinc ribbon domain-containing protein, encoding MKPCRDCGQPAAASARSCPHCGILNPVVQWVALPNGEHLTHREPAKTSADPFAYFAAPTTANAAALAGPAPASLARDFADQEAVDAIDLAAKRFFWVAGFSLVVGYLFRSDVGEYWYADGLVVGALAFALKEMHSRVAAGLLLAFSAVMVLMQALALFGGSFFIGRVVLWVVFTGMSYRALMATISLHKQQQATPALAG